A stretch of Candidatus Firestonebacteria bacterium RIFOXYD2_FULL_39_29 DNA encodes these proteins:
- a CDS encoding ABC transporter, whose product MVYESVVRAKNVEKVFKMGNMEVQALRGISLEIQKGEYISIMGPSGSGKSTLFNMIGGLDKPTQGRIFIDEVDVAQLDAYELAWLRCRKIGYIFQTFNLIPVMTAAENVMLPMVFAGLTHDEALEKSSELLAIVGLEGRMGHKPSELSGGQQQRVAIARALANDPSIILADEPTGNLDLRTGKDIIELLKSLNKKKQVTIISATHDLKMLDVSDRIFWIRDGQVEKVEERSDIKLEVGTMEGEE is encoded by the coding sequence ATGGTCTATGAAAGTGTGGTAAGAGCTAAGAACGTGGAAAAAGTATTCAAGATGGGGAACATGGAAGTACAGGCCTTAAGGGGCATAAGTCTTGAAATACAAAAAGGCGAGTATATTTCTATCATGGGTCCTTCAGGAAGCGGCAAGTCAACACTTTTTAATATGATAGGGGGACTTGATAAGCCGACGCAGGGCAGGATCTTTATTGATGAAGTGGACGTTGCCCAACTTGATGCATATGAACTGGCATGGCTCAGGTGCAGAAAGATAGGCTATATTTTTCAGACCTTTAATTTGATCCCGGTCATGACGGCTGCTGAAAATGTCATGTTGCCGATGGTTTTTGCCGGCCTAACGCATGATGAAGCACTTGAAAAAAGCAGTGAACTTCTGGCGATCGTAGGTCTTGAAGGAAGGATGGGGCATAAACCTTCCGAGCTATCCGGCGGTCAGCAGCAAAGAGTAGCAATAGCAAGAGCGCTGGCTAATGATCCGTCAATTATTCTTGCGGATGAGCCGACCGGCAATCTTGATTTAAGAACCGGTAAGGATATTATTGAACTCTTAAAGTCCCTAAACAAAAAGAAACAGGTTACCATAATCAGCGCTACACATGATCTTAAAATGCTTGACGTTTCAGACCGGATCTTCTGGATAAGGGACGGTCAGGTAGAAAAAGTCGAAGAAAGGAGCGATATCAAACTCGAGGTTGGTACAATGGAAGGTGAAGAATAA